From a single Deinococcus radiotolerans genomic region:
- the menC gene encoding o-succinylbenzoate synthase, with protein sequence MFTIEAAELLVVRLPLKFRFETSFGVQTEKVVPLLVLHGDGVQGVAEGTMEFAPMYREETIAGALHLLREVFLPRVLGRSFANPEALNDALGAFRGNRMARAMVEMAAWDLWARQLGVPLGQLLGGRKESVEVGVSLGIQPDEAATVDVVRRHVEQGYRRIKLKIKPGWDVQPVRAVREAFPEIRLTVDANSAYTLADTVRLRALDAFDLTYIEQPLAWDDLVDHAELQRRLSTPLCLDESVASAQDARKGLTLGAGGVVNVKVARVGGLAEARRVHDVAQAFGAPVWCGGMLESGIGRAHNIHLSTLPNFTLPGDTSSASRYWEKDVILEPLEAADGLMPVPQGPGTGVTLDREFVTRVAEVQEEFSA encoded by the coding sequence ATGTTCACGATTGAAGCGGCAGAACTGCTGGTAGTGCGACTTCCTCTGAAGTTCCGGTTCGAGACGAGCTTCGGGGTGCAGACCGAGAAGGTCGTTCCCCTGCTGGTCCTGCATGGGGACGGTGTGCAGGGAGTGGCGGAAGGCACCATGGAATTCGCGCCCATGTACCGCGAGGAGACCATTGCCGGGGCGCTACACCTGCTGCGTGAGGTGTTTCTGCCGCGCGTGCTGGGCCGCTCCTTTGCCAATCCGGAGGCGCTGAATGACGCGCTGGGTGCCTTCCGCGGGAACCGGATGGCCCGCGCGATGGTGGAGATGGCCGCGTGGGACCTGTGGGCGCGGCAGCTGGGCGTGCCGCTCGGGCAGCTGCTGGGTGGGCGGAAGGAGAGCGTGGAGGTCGGCGTGAGCCTGGGCATCCAGCCGGACGAGGCGGCAACGGTGGATGTGGTGCGCCGCCACGTGGAGCAGGGGTACAGGCGGATCAAGCTGAAGATCAAACCCGGTTGGGACGTGCAGCCGGTCCGCGCGGTGCGGGAGGCCTTCCCGGAGATCCGGCTGACCGTGGATGCCAACAGCGCGTACACGCTGGCCGACACGGTGCGGTTGCGCGCGCTGGACGCGTTTGACCTGACGTACATCGAGCAGCCGCTGGCGTGGGATGACTTGGTGGATCACGCGGAGTTGCAGCGCCGCCTGAGTACGCCGCTGTGCCTGGATGAGAGTGTGGCGAGCGCGCAAGACGCCCGCAAGGGCCTGACCCTGGGCGCGGGGGGCGTGGTGAACGTGAAGGTGGCCCGCGTGGGTGGTCTCGCGGAGGCGCGGCGGGTGCATGACGTGGCGCAGGCGTTCGGGGCGCCGGTGTGGTGCGGCGGGATGCTGGAGAGCGGGATTGGCCGGGCGCACAACATTCACCTGTCGACCCTGCCGAACTTCACGCTGCCCGGGGACACGAGCAGCGCCAGCCGCTACTGGGAGAAGGACGTGATCCTGGAGCCACTGGAGGCCGCAGATGGCCTGATGCCGGTGCCCCAGGGGCCAGGGACGGGTGTGACGCTGGACCGCGAGTTCGTGACGCGCGTGGCGGAGGTGCAGGAGGAGTTCAGCGCGTGA
- a CDS encoding acyl-CoA acyltransferase: MAVEGRAFPEWSPPGFVIREVVDPWAFRALEGVQVAAWGYADREVTPGTLFRISAATGGIVLGAYPEDQPEQPVGLAFGFPALRDGAVWHHSHLLAVDPACRGSGLAVALKDVQRRLALEQGLSRMTWTFDPLVTRNARLNLGKLGAVARTYLPEWYALDEDRVTAFPADRLLVEWDLTRGPVERPAPQPVGVRVLEASGEGPGPVQFSEAEALLAEVPLRVDVLPEAVRRAWRMALREAVGVALAQGFAVVDLAREGERAFYVLRREG; encoded by the coding sequence GTGGCCGTCGAGGGGCGGGCGTTCCCGGAGTGGAGCCCGCCGGGTTTCGTGATTCGCGAGGTGGTGGATCCGTGGGCGTTCCGGGCGCTGGAGGGCGTGCAGGTGGCCGCCTGGGGGTACGCGGACCGGGAGGTGACGCCGGGCACGCTGTTCCGCATCAGTGCGGCGACGGGCGGGATCGTGCTGGGCGCGTACCCGGAGGATCAGCCGGAGCAGCCGGTGGGGCTGGCGTTCGGGTTCCCGGCGCTGCGGGACGGGGCAGTGTGGCATCACTCGCACCTGCTGGCGGTGGATCCGGCGTGCCGGGGGTCCGGGCTGGCGGTGGCTCTGAAGGACGTGCAGCGGCGGCTGGCGCTGGAGCAGGGCCTGAGCCGCATGACGTGGACGTTCGATCCGCTGGTGACGCGCAACGCCCGCCTGAACCTGGGGAAGCTGGGGGCGGTGGCCCGGACGTACCTGCCGGAATGGTACGCGCTGGATGAGGACCGCGTGACGGCGTTCCCGGCGGACCGGCTGCTGGTCGAGTGGGACCTGACGCGGGGGCCGGTGGAGCGTCCGGCGCCGCAGCCGGTGGGCGTGCGGGTGCTGGAGGCCAGCGGGGAGGGGCCGGGCCCGGTGCAGTTCTCGGAGGCCGAGGCGCTGCTGGCGGAGGTGCCGCTGCGGGTGGATGTTCTGCCGGAGGCGGTGCGGCGAGCGTGGCGGATGGCGCTGCGGGAAGCTGTGGGGGTGGCCCTGGCGCAGGGCTTCGCGGTGGTGGATCTGGCCCGGGAGGGGGAGCGGGCCTTCTATGTGCTGCGGCGTGAGGGCTGA
- a CDS encoding single-stranded DNA-binding protein, with protein sequence MLHIEFTTDLGAKVTVDVDNASALLDTQRQYGRLGWTSGDIPSGGYQFPLDNEPDFDWHLIGARKWTSPDGEELVIHKGHAYRRRELEAVDSRKMKLPAAVKYSRGAKSTDPDHVREKSDGEFEYVTLAIFRGGKRQDRYATPGARPGPAQTAPAQNAARPAPSRPAPAPVRAAPPAPTRTEDEPPF encoded by the coding sequence ATGTTACACATTGAATTCACCACCGACCTGGGCGCCAAAGTCACCGTGGACGTTGACAACGCCAGCGCACTCCTCGACACCCAGCGCCAGTACGGCCGCCTCGGCTGGACCAGCGGCGACATCCCCAGCGGCGGCTACCAGTTCCCCCTGGACAACGAACCCGACTTCGACTGGCACCTGATCGGCGCGCGCAAATGGACCAGCCCCGACGGCGAGGAACTCGTCATCCACAAGGGCCACGCCTACCGCCGCCGCGAACTTGAGGCGGTCGACAGCCGCAAGATGAAACTCCCCGCCGCCGTCAAGTACTCCCGCGGCGCGAAAAGCACCGACCCCGACCACGTCCGCGAGAAGAGCGACGGCGAGTTTGAATACGTCACACTCGCCATCTTCCGCGGCGGCAAACGCCAGGACCGCTACGCTACCCCCGGCGCCCGCCCGGGACCCGCCCAGACGGCACCGGCCCAGAACGCCGCGCGCCCCGCGCCCAGCCGCCCGGCCCCCGCGCCGGTCCGCGCGGCGCCCCCGGCACCGACCCGTACAGAGGACGAACCTCCGTTCTGA
- a CDS encoding metallophosphoesterase family protein: protein MTPPALPPLSRAPLGKRVMVLADHVHPFVYRSAFPQGVPAVDAVLAAGDLPGYYLEFLATKLTVPIIYVHGNHENEYVNEGEGRIPPRGVIAAHGRVVEEAGLRVAGWGGVPRYRGTGEGQYTRAQARWGLGRLAWQARAGVDILLTHAPPTGPHAGSDYAHRGCPDLNAFMTRRRPRVVVHGHIHEYEGKKLEYLDPESGARVINAYGYHIVDL from the coding sequence ATGACCCCGCCCGCCCTGCCCCCCCTGTCCCGCGCCCCGCTAGGGAAGCGGGTCATGGTGCTGGCGGATCACGTGCACCCTTTCGTGTACCGCTCGGCGTTCCCGCAGGGCGTGCCCGCGGTGGACGCCGTGCTGGCCGCCGGGGACCTGCCCGGCTACTACCTGGAGTTCCTGGCGACGAAACTCACGGTGCCGATCATCTACGTGCACGGCAACCACGAGAACGAGTACGTGAACGAGGGTGAGGGCCGCATCCCCCCGCGCGGCGTGATTGCCGCGCACGGCCGCGTGGTCGAGGAAGCCGGGCTGCGCGTGGCCGGCTGGGGCGGCGTGCCCCGCTACCGCGGTACGGGCGAGGGTCAGTACACCCGCGCGCAGGCCCGCTGGGGGCTGGGGCGGCTGGCGTGGCAGGCGCGGGCGGGCGTGGACATCCTGCTGACCCACGCGCCCCCCACCGGCCCGCACGCCGGCAGTGACTACGCGCACCGGGGCTGCCCGGACCTGAACGCCTTCATGACCCGCCGCCGGCCCCGAGTGGTCGTGCACGGCCACATTCACGAGTACGAGGGCAAGAAGCTGGAGTACCTAGACCCCGAGAGTGGCGCGCGGGTCATCAACGCGTACGGGTACCACATCGTGGATTTGTGA
- a CDS encoding GNAT family N-acetyltransferase — protein MTVPVTPRLLLLPLTRTVMARRLETESFTLTLGGPGGPLEVHFGPEWPGDPLPLFPGKLARLAPGQEEVAGSFIAVHRDTGDAVGQLGAKGRPSAAGAQEIGYGFNPAVWGQGLATEGVGALVAHLHAQPDVYAVTAETAVGNPASARVLMKLGFRQVGTGHSEDDGPLLLWVHRPA, from the coding sequence ATGACTGTTCCTGTCACGCCGCGCCTGCTGCTGTTGCCCCTGACCCGCACGGTGATGGCCCGCCGCCTGGAGACCGAGTCCTTCACGCTGACGCTCGGCGGACCCGGGGGGCCGCTGGAGGTGCACTTCGGCCCGGAATGGCCCGGCGATCCGCTGCCGCTCTTCCCGGGGAAGTTGGCGCGGCTGGCCCCCGGGCAGGAAGAGGTCGCGGGATCCTTCATCGCCGTGCACCGCGACACGGGCGACGCGGTGGGGCAGTTGGGCGCCAAGGGTCGCCCCTCGGCGGCCGGCGCGCAGGAAATTGGGTACGGGTTCAACCCGGCGGTGTGGGGACAGGGTCTGGCCACCGAGGGCGTGGGGGCGCTGGTGGCGCACCTGCACGCGCAGCCGGACGTGTACGCGGTGACCGCCGAGACGGCCGTGGGCAACCCGGCCAGCGCGCGGGTGCTGATGAAACTGGGCTTCCGTCAGGTGGGCACCGGGCACAGCGAGGACGATGGTCCACTGCTGCTCTGGGTGCACCGGCCAGCATGA
- the rocF gene encoding arginase — protein sequence MNISILGIPMDLGAGRRGVDMGPSALRNAHLTRALRDLGHHVTDLGDVRVALPETADKHSEGGMVFLDPILDACRATAERLSALDGDTFPLTIGGDHSVSMGTVTGNALRGGPGGARMGLIWVDAHTDYNTPGSSPSGNIHGMPVAHLTGLGDPRLSGLGGGWHMRPEDIVMIGIRSVDPFERDLLREAGIKAYTMKDVDQLGITRIHEETMERLSGTERLHVSFDADALDPGVCPGVGTPVPGGLTYREGHLLMELLSESGRVTSMDIVEVNPILDTRNQTAEVMVGMAASLLGQRIL from the coding sequence ATGAACATCTCGATTCTGGGCATCCCGATGGACCTCGGGGCGGGCCGCCGTGGCGTGGACATGGGCCCGTCCGCGCTGCGCAACGCCCACCTGACCCGCGCGCTGCGCGACCTGGGCCACCACGTGACTGACCTGGGCGACGTGCGCGTGGCGCTGCCCGAAACCGCGGATAAACACAGCGAGGGTGGCATGGTGTTCCTGGACCCCATCCTAGACGCCTGCCGCGCCACCGCCGAGCGCCTGAGCGCACTGGACGGCGACACCTTCCCGCTGACCATCGGTGGAGATCACAGCGTCAGCATGGGCACCGTGACCGGTAATGCCCTGCGCGGCGGCCCCGGCGGGGCGCGCATGGGCCTGATCTGGGTGGACGCGCACACCGACTACAACACGCCGGGCAGCAGCCCCAGCGGCAACATTCACGGCATGCCGGTCGCGCACCTGACCGGCCTGGGCGACCCGCGCCTGAGCGGCCTGGGCGGCGGCTGGCACATGCGGCCCGAGGACATCGTCATGATCGGCATCCGCAGCGTGGATCCCTTCGAGCGCGACCTGCTGCGCGAGGCGGGCATCAAGGCGTACACCATGAAGGACGTGGACCAGCTGGGCATCACGCGGATTCACGAGGAGACCATGGAACGCCTGAGCGGTACGGAGCGCCTGCACGTGTCCTTCGACGCGGACGCGCTGGATCCCGGCGTGTGCCCCGGCGTGGGGACGCCCGTGCCCGGCGGCCTCACGTACCGCGAGGGGCACCTGCTGATGGAACTGCTCAGTGAATCGGGCCGCGTGACCAGCATGGACATCGTGGAGGTCAACCCCATCCTGGATACCCGCAACCAGACGGCGGAGGTCATGGTGGGCATGGCCGCCAGCCTGCTCGGGCAGCGCATCCTGTAA
- a CDS encoding PSP1 domain-containing protein translates to MVVLPIRFERSPRLHPMLSEVAHPVGTRVVVQGKRGPEVATVRGEATPPQEQERYGAVLRAATPEDLSRWEDLHRTGEDLKWLLRARARQRSLPVKVVAVEFTLDESLVTVSYSAEERIELTGLISELRGHTRARVNFAAVGPREQAQMIGTLGACGRENCSSTHLQEFAPVSIRMARDQQLPLNPEKLSGPCGRLLCCLQFEHTQYLDLLKDLPRKNARVCHEGSGACGKVTKLHPLAGTVDVTTDQGVLTDVPAGELRRLTEAEIKALPDAGRGGGRPGKPNRAPARE, encoded by the coding sequence ATGGTTGTCCTGCCCATCCGTTTCGAGCGCAGTCCCCGCCTGCACCCCATGCTGAGCGAGGTCGCGCACCCGGTGGGCACCCGCGTGGTCGTGCAGGGCAAGCGCGGCCCCGAGGTCGCCACCGTGCGCGGCGAGGCCACCCCCCCGCAGGAGCAGGAGCGCTACGGCGCGGTGCTGCGCGCCGCCACCCCCGAGGACCTGAGCCGCTGGGAGGACCTGCACCGCACGGGCGAGGACCTCAAATGGCTGCTGCGCGCCCGCGCCCGGCAGCGCAGTCTGCCGGTGAAGGTCGTGGCCGTAGAATTCACGCTCGACGAGAGCCTCGTGACCGTCAGTTACAGCGCCGAGGAACGCATCGAGCTGACCGGCCTGATCAGCGAGCTGCGCGGGCACACGCGCGCCCGCGTGAACTTCGCTGCGGTCGGCCCGCGCGAGCAGGCGCAGATGATCGGCACGCTGGGCGCCTGCGGGCGCGAGAACTGCTCCTCGACGCACCTGCAGGAGTTCGCGCCGGTCAGCATCCGCATGGCGCGCGACCAGCAGCTGCCCCTGAACCCGGAGAAACTGTCCGGGCCATGCGGGCGGCTGCTGTGCTGCCTGCAGTTCGAACACACCCAGTACCTCGACCTGCTGAAGGACCTGCCGCGCAAGAACGCCCGGGTGTGCCATGAGGGGAGCGGCGCGTGCGGGAAGGTCACGAAGCTGCACCCGCTGGCCGGCACGGTGGACGTCACCACCGACCAGGGTGTCCTGACCGACGTGCCCGCCGGGGAGCTGCGCCGCCTGACCGAAGCGGAGATCAAGGCCCTGCCGGACGCCGGCCGGGGCGGCGGGCGTCCAGGGAAGCCGAATCGGGCGCCCGCGCGCGAGTAA
- a CDS encoding M3 family oligoendopeptidase produces MTLTDLSAVEATLAVPDALTRWEAYAPRVQALLDAPLSAADVPAWLTAWSDLSSELHGVAAKLATHADLHTDQPEVQARFQAFTGTVMPEAARAEQALKEKLLAVPDYTPDARFALTLRRMRDEAALYREANVALLVTHEEQKNRYSVVTGNQQVTLRGETLTIPQARQRLDNPERAEREAAWRALSDSNLQVAADLDGVMLDLIATRWQLARNADEANFRDYQWKALDRVDYTPADCVAFHEAVRDEVVPLAAQLVGDIAAQLGLDAVRPWDYNRNNLLDPQGRAPLAPFQTGAQLETLTQTAFDALDADLGARFRQMRSGGLLDLESRPGKMTHAYCQYFPTYNEPFVLMNVVGTAEDVRVLFHEMGHAFHGFYSGDAQPLVWNRWSPIEFVEIPSMAMEFLTLDHLGHVFSPEDLARYRQKQLEGVIAFLPWAAQMDAFQHWLYAEAPEDVSTEALDAKWLELDRTFHPFVNWDGLDERARAKGWQYYHVFQVPFYYIEYAMCYLAATGIWRAAQVDPAGTLDRYRAALRLGSTVSVPELYRAAGVEFRFDREHIRGLMAFLRGQMQA; encoded by the coding sequence ATGACCCTCACAGACCTGAGTGCCGTTGAAGCCACGCTGGCGGTCCCGGACGCCCTGACCCGCTGGGAGGCGTACGCGCCGCGTGTCCAGGCGCTGCTGGACGCCCCACTGAGCGCCGCGGACGTGCCCGCGTGGCTGACTGCCTGGAGTGACCTGAGCAGCGAGCTGCACGGCGTGGCCGCGAAACTGGCCACGCACGCGGACCTGCACACCGATCAGCCGGAGGTGCAGGCGCGCTTCCAGGCATTCACGGGTACCGTGATGCCCGAAGCGGCCCGCGCCGAGCAGGCCCTGAAGGAGAAGCTGCTGGCCGTGCCGGACTACACCCCGGACGCCCGCTTCGCGCTGACGCTGCGGCGCATGCGGGACGAGGCGGCGCTGTACCGCGAGGCAAACGTGGCGCTGCTGGTCACGCACGAGGAACAGAAAAACCGCTACTCGGTGGTCACCGGCAACCAGCAGGTCACGCTGCGCGGCGAGACCCTGACCATCCCGCAGGCCAGGCAGCGGCTGGACAACCCGGAACGCGCCGAGCGTGAAGCCGCCTGGCGCGCCCTGAGTGACAGCAACCTTCAGGTCGCCGCGGACCTGGACGGCGTGATGCTGGACCTGATCGCCACGCGCTGGCAGCTGGCCCGCAACGCGGACGAGGCGAACTTCCGCGACTACCAGTGGAAGGCGCTGGACCGCGTGGATTACACCCCGGCGGACTGCGTGGCCTTCCACGAGGCCGTTCGGGACGAGGTGGTGCCGCTGGCCGCTCAGCTGGTCGGCGATATTGCCGCGCAGCTGGGCCTGGACGCGGTGCGGCCCTGGGATTACAACCGCAACAACCTGCTGGACCCGCAGGGCCGCGCGCCCCTGGCGCCCTTCCAGACGGGCGCGCAGCTTGAAACGCTGACGCAGACGGCCTTCGACGCGCTGGACGCCGACCTGGGGGCCCGCTTCCGGCAGATGCGCAGCGGCGGCCTGCTGGACCTGGAGTCCCGCCCGGGCAAGATGACGCACGCGTACTGCCAGTACTTCCCGACCTACAACGAGCCGTTCGTGCTGATGAACGTGGTGGGCACCGCCGAGGACGTGCGCGTGCTGTTCCACGAGATGGGGCACGCCTTCCACGGCTTCTACAGCGGGGACGCGCAGCCGCTCGTGTGGAACCGCTGGAGCCCCATCGAGTTCGTGGAGATTCCCAGCATGGCCATGGAGTTCCTGACGCTCGATCACCTGGGGCACGTGTTCAGCCCGGAGGACCTTGCCCGGTACCGGCAGAAGCAGCTGGAGGGTGTGATCGCGTTCTTGCCGTGGGCGGCGCAGATGGACGCCTTCCAGCATTGGCTGTACGCCGAGGCCCCCGAGGACGTCAGCACCGAGGCGCTGGACGCCAAGTGGCTGGAACTGGACCGCACCTTCCACCCGTTCGTGAACTGGGACGGCCTGGATGAACGCGCCCGCGCGAAGGGCTGGCAGTACTACCACGTGTTCCAGGTGCCCTTCTACTACATCGAGTACGCGATGTGTTACCTCGCGGCGACCGGCATCTGGCGCGCCGCGCAGGTGGACCCGGCGGGCACCCTGGACCGCTACCGGGCGGCGCTGCGTCTGGGCAGCACGGTCAGCGTGCCGGAGCTGTACCGCGCGGCAGGTGTCGAGTTCCGCTTCGACCGCGAGCACATCCGGGGCCTGATGGCCTTCCTGCGCGGCCAGATGCAGGCCTGA
- a CDS encoding DUF4384 domain-containing protein yields MKSNLTALLALGTAAALSTAGAQAKISAQSIIVNPTQPDLNVSVRVNKDTSGNQNPAYRVGEVISVSATTNQDAYVYLFNVNPDGSVDQILPNRLSGENFVKANTTTTFPAAGANFTYSVAGPIGQNKVLALASLTPLNLSQISEFKTTQDQFATVKTQGGQTGLAQALSIVVNPLPQNSWVSDTAFYTVAAQNPVSTGSLFIGTNVGNATVILNGQRLGGANVTYSNLRAGTYPVRVQAPGYTDYSTTVTIRAGGTTNLNVEFAQAISTPVTSGNAVLDLIGNLLGAIAGTTIQDPARSAYDQKVRDLQGMGYTLQQTRQTTTGYSGTLVKGATTATLTVDRGANRTVRVNVSESTTYQY; encoded by the coding sequence ATGAAAAGCAACCTGACCGCCCTGCTGGCCCTCGGTACGGCCGCTGCCCTGAGCACCGCCGGTGCCCAGGCGAAGATCAGCGCCCAGAGCATCATCGTGAACCCCACCCAGCCGGACCTGAACGTCAGCGTCCGCGTGAACAAGGACACCAGCGGTAACCAGAACCCCGCCTACCGCGTGGGCGAGGTGATCAGCGTCAGCGCCACCACCAACCAGGACGCGTACGTGTACCTGTTCAACGTGAACCCCGACGGCAGCGTCGACCAGATCCTCCCCAACCGCCTGAGCGGCGAGAACTTCGTCAAGGCGAACACCACCACCACCTTCCCCGCCGCCGGCGCGAACTTCACCTACAGCGTCGCGGGCCCCATCGGGCAGAACAAGGTCCTGGCCCTGGCCAGCCTCACCCCGCTGAACCTCTCTCAGATCAGTGAGTTCAAGACCACGCAGGACCAGTTCGCGACTGTCAAGACCCAGGGCGGCCAGACCGGCCTGGCGCAGGCGCTGAGCATCGTCGTGAACCCCCTGCCCCAGAACAGCTGGGTCAGTGACACCGCCTTCTACACCGTGGCCGCGCAGAACCCCGTCAGCACCGGTAGCCTCTTTATCGGCACGAACGTTGGCAACGCCACCGTGATCCTGAACGGCCAGCGCCTGGGCGGCGCGAACGTCACCTACAGCAACCTGCGCGCCGGAACGTACCCCGTGCGCGTGCAGGCTCCCGGCTACACCGACTACAGCACCACAGTCACGATCCGCGCGGGCGGCACCACCAACCTGAACGTCGAGTTCGCGCAGGCCATCAGCACGCCCGTCACCAGCGGTAACGCCGTGCTGGACCTGATCGGCAACCTGCTCGGCGCGATCGCCGGGACGACCATCCAGGACCCCGCCCGCAGCGCCTACGATCAGAAGGTCCGCGACCTTCAGGGCATGGGCTACACCCTGCAGCAGACCCGTCAGACGACCACCGGGTACTCGGGCACGCTGGTGAAGGGCGCAACCACCGCCACCCTGACCGTGGACCGCGGCGCGAACCGCACCGTGCGCGTGAACGTCAGCGAGAGCACCACCTACCAGTACTGA
- a CDS encoding endonuclease dU, translated as MFAHAIGFDDAPFDHGWRGDVPVIGTVYARTTLHGVVSGRVRRDGRNSTAELARLVNQSPEHLQLILLQGIALAGFNVVDLRALHAGTGKPVLVVARRAPDLERIRSALLTRVPGGARKWALIEAAGPMEPCAGVFVQRAGLTLAQAEAALGTFTVTGRVPEPLRAAHLTARGVTQGHSRGGRV; from the coding sequence GTGTTCGCCCACGCCATCGGCTTTGACGACGCCCCGTTTGATCACGGCTGGCGGGGCGACGTGCCCGTCATCGGGACCGTGTACGCCCGCACCACGCTGCACGGCGTGGTCAGCGGCCGGGTGCGCCGCGACGGACGCAACAGCACCGCCGAACTGGCCCGGCTGGTGAACCAGTCCCCGGAGCACCTTCAGCTGATTCTGTTGCAAGGCATCGCGCTGGCGGGCTTCAACGTCGTGGACCTGCGCGCCCTGCACGCCGGGACGGGGAAGCCCGTGCTGGTCGTTGCGCGGCGCGCCCCGGACCTGGAGCGGATCCGCTCGGCGCTTCTGACCCGCGTGCCCGGCGGGGCACGCAAGTGGGCGCTGATCGAGGCGGCCGGGCCGATGGAACCCTGCGCGGGCGTGTTCGTGCAGCGTGCCGGGCTGACCCTGGCGCAGGCGGAGGCGGCCCTGGGGACCTTTACGGTCACGGGCCGCGTGCCGGAGCCGCTGCGCGCCGCGCACCTGACCGCGCGCGGCGTCACGCAGGGCCACAGCCGGGGTGGGCGGGTCTGA
- a CDS encoding GNAT family N-acetyltransferase yields MTSTAPLSSPVPGWPAQPTVTPFDPHAATSAQRLAIGQLLADAFALTYPDDPALLPETEAVGLTHQLPTERTAHYAVWNGEQALAWGSLSYDLEQNTHMAHLRLTVHPTARRQGLGRAVLTQLLAHADELGRGTLTFGTSSRSPAGEAFAVSLGAQAALPMRQSRLDLHALDHDLLSRWQARPDGDPFRLHLWQRVPGEYLTRVADMMMVMNTAPRGDLEQQDWTITPEMIRSWEAMIEEANETRYMMAVEDTRTGQLDAYSEVFWMPQRAALVYQGATAVRPEARGQGLGKWVKAAMLDHVLNACPGARWVQTNNAHENAPMLGINVALGFAPYSTFTEWQLKR; encoded by the coding sequence ATGACCTCGACTGCGCCCCTGTCCTCCCCGGTGCCCGGCTGGCCCGCCCAGCCGACCGTGACGCCCTTCGATCCTCACGCCGCCACGTCCGCGCAGCGCCTCGCCATTGGGCAGCTGCTCGCTGACGCCTTCGCGCTCACGTACCCGGACGACCCGGCCCTCCTGCCCGAAACCGAGGCGGTGGGCCTGACGCACCAGCTGCCCACCGAACGTACCGCCCACTACGCCGTGTGGAACGGCGAGCAGGCGCTGGCCTGGGGCAGCCTGTCGTACGACCTGGAGCAGAACACGCACATGGCGCACCTGCGCCTGACCGTGCATCCCACCGCGCGCCGTCAGGGCCTGGGCCGCGCGGTCCTGACCCAGCTCCTCGCCCACGCTGACGAGCTCGGGCGCGGCACCCTCACCTTCGGCACCAGCAGCCGCAGTCCCGCCGGAGAGGCCTTCGCGGTCTCCCTGGGCGCGCAGGCCGCCCTGCCCATGCGTCAGAGCCGCCTGGACCTACACGCCCTGGATCACGACCTCCTGAGCCGCTGGCAGGCCCGCCCGGACGGCGACCCCTTCCGCCTGCACCTGTGGCAGCGCGTGCCCGGCGAGTACCTCACCCGCGTCGCCGACATGATGATGGTCATGAACACCGCCCCCCGCGGTGACCTGGAACAGCAGGACTGGACGATCACGCCCGAGATGATCCGCTCGTGGGAGGCGATGATCGAGGAGGCGAATGAGACGCGCTACATGATGGCCGTCGAGGACACCCGCACCGGGCAGCTCGACGCGTACAGCGAGGTGTTCTGGATGCCGCAGCGCGCCGCACTCGTGTACCAGGGCGCGACCGCCGTGCGCCCCGAAGCGCGCGGGCAGGGCCTGGGCAAGTGGGTGAAAGCCGCCATGCTGGATCACGTCCTGAACGCGTGCCCCGGTGCGCGCTGGGTGCAGACGAACAACGCCCACGAGAACGCCCCGATGCTGGGCATCAACGTGGCGCTGGGCTTCGCGCCGTACAGCACCTTCACGGAATGGCAACTCAAACGCTGA